Proteins encoded in a region of the Epinephelus lanceolatus isolate andai-2023 chromosome 20, ASM4190304v1, whole genome shotgun sequence genome:
- the eif5a gene encoding eukaryotic translation initiation factor 5A-1 → MADPDLDFTTGESGASATYPMQCSALRKNGYVVLKGRPCKIVEMSTSKTGKHGHAKVNLVGIDIFTNKKHEDMCPSTHNMDVPSIKRIDYQLVNINDGYMSLMSDNGDIREDLRVPESEVGKEIEAKFEAGDEFMVTVISAMGEECAVATKVLANK, encoded by the exons ATGGCAGATCCCGATCTTGACTTCACGACTGGCGAGTCTGGCGCCTCCGCCACTTACCCTATGCAGTGCTCTGCTCTGCGTAAGAACGGGTATGTGGTGCTGAAGGGACGTCCCTGCAAAATTGTGGAGATGTCCACCTCCAAGACCGGCAAGCATGGACATGCCAAG GTTAACCTGGTTGGTATCGACATCTTCACCAACAAGAAGCATGAAGATATGTGCCCCTCCACCCACAACATGGATGTTCCCTCCATTAAGAGGATAGACTACCAG TTGGTCAACATCAATGATGGCTACATGTCTTTGATGAGCGACAACGGTGACATCAGGGAGGACCTGCGTGTCCCTGAGAGTGAAGTGGGCAAGGAAATCGAGGCAAAGTTCGAAGCCGGTGATGAATTCATG GTCACCGTGATTTCTGCCATGGGGGAGGAATGCGCTGTCGCTACCAAGGTCTTGGCCAACAAATAG